One window of the Leptospira koniambonensis genome contains the following:
- a CDS encoding TOBE domain-containing protein produces the protein MKDKLQIDGALWLKSNKENKLGREKIELLRAIEKCGSISKAAKEVGISYKTAWDSIDLLNNLYKEILVEKSVGGTSGGGAKLTDKAKEMIQLYQIVEDEHRKFLTRISERMDNPFELLNFLNRISMKTSARNQFYGKIKTIQKGAVNSEIIISLKGEQEITAVITNQSVINLGLKVGKDVYALIKASFIFLSKDTDPSISSENKLNGKIFSIIKGSVNDEIIIELNGGTKLTSIITSQATEQLKLKEEEEICAFFNASSVILATE, from the coding sequence ATGAAGGATAAGTTACAGATCGATGGGGCTCTTTGGCTTAAGTCCAACAAAGAAAACAAATTAGGCAGGGAGAAGATAGAGTTACTTCGTGCGATCGAAAAATGCGGATCCATATCGAAGGCAGCAAAAGAAGTAGGGATTAGTTATAAAACTGCATGGGATTCCATCGACTTGCTAAATAATTTATATAAAGAAATTCTGGTCGAAAAAAGTGTAGGTGGGACCAGCGGTGGTGGAGCAAAACTCACCGATAAAGCCAAAGAAATGATCCAGCTCTATCAAATAGTTGAAGATGAGCACAGAAAATTTCTAACCAGAATAAGCGAAAGAATGGACAACCCGTTCGAACTCTTGAATTTTCTTAACCGTATCTCAATGAAAACCAGTGCAAGAAATCAATTTTATGGAAAGATAAAAACCATCCAAAAGGGGGCAGTAAATTCTGAGATCATTATCTCTCTAAAAGGAGAACAAGAGATTACTGCAGTCATTACCAATCAAAGTGTGATCAATCTTGGTTTGAAGGTTGGCAAAGATGTATATGCATTGATCAAAGCTTCTTTTATTTTTCTTTCTAAAGATACAGATCCATCCATTAGTTCAGAAAATAAACTGAATGGAAAAATTTTCTCCATCATAAAAGGTAGCGTAAACGACGAGATCATTATAGAATTGAATGGTGGAACCAAACTCACATCAATAATCACAAGCCAAGCCACTGAACAGCTTAAGCTAAAAGAAGAAGAAGAGATCTGTGCATTCTTCAATGCTTCTTCCGTAATTTTAGCTACTGAATAA
- a CDS encoding metal-dependent hydrolase, which yields MATIFSHPAVPISIFFLLGKKKIPGLLAVFGIFFSILPDFDVVAFKFGIPYESDWGHRGFTHSILFALVMSCLVAFFRTKLKASWLTIFLFLFVSAISHGVLDAMTTGGLGVGFLIPWNSERTFFEYRPIRVSPIGPKNFFTERGWFVIQSELLYVWAPAILISIFGIITRMICKKNNALN from the coding sequence ATGGCTACAATATTCTCCCATCCAGCAGTTCCGATCTCAATCTTCTTCCTTTTAGGAAAAAAGAAAATCCCTGGATTACTTGCAGTTTTTGGAATATTCTTCTCTATTCTTCCTGATTTCGACGTAGTTGCTTTTAAATTTGGAATTCCATACGAAAGCGATTGGGGTCATCGAGGATTTACTCATTCTATCTTATTTGCATTGGTAATGTCCTGTCTTGTGGCATTTTTTAGGACCAAACTGAAAGCAAGTTGGCTTACTATCTTTTTATTTCTTTTTGTATCTGCAATCTCTCATGGAGTGTTGGATGCGATGACAACTGGCGGGTTAGGAGTTGGATTTTTAATTCCTTGGAATTCTGAAAGGACCTTTTTTGAATATAGACCAATTAGAGTTTCTCCCATTGGTCCAAAGAATTTTTTCACGGAAAGAGGTTGGTTTGTGATCCAGTCGGAACTTTTGTATGTTTGGGCCCCGGCAATTTTGATCTCTATCTTTGGGATTATAACAAGAATGATCTGTAAAAAGAATAATGCTCTAAACTAA
- a CDS encoding adenylosuccinate synthetase — translation MSFGDCGKGIFTDFLTRRWKADTIVRFNGGAQAGHNVVLPNGQHHTFSQFGAGSFVPKVETILASPVLIHPGALLVEAEFLNRLGINDILNRLFIDPRCRVITPFHQAAGRLRELLREDKAHGTCGVGIGETVQYSLNFPESTLFFEDLNQPSRVLDKLEEIRKNLLSEFSKIEVHKSEIILNEYNVLKNTNIANDWLNIIKIVTRSVTTLTSSRIAEKLHSSSTSLFEGAQGILLDENFGFHPHTTWSSTHANYLNDLSIEWELPEPILHFGILRTYITRHGNGPLPTQDPNLNFPELHNSNEGWQGKFRCGHPDEILIKYALSCVGKLSGLLVSHLDIFSKGIPIFWNKTYKSEQNQSGSAYLQTKAADPFTVTGITPNRNPEEQNRITQFLEKVKPVYEKKPILDDTEFLNKLRSISKLPICFGSYGNTYKGIREIDNYKS, via the coding sequence TTGAGTTTTGGCGATTGCGGCAAAGGTATCTTCACTGATTTTCTCACTAGACGTTGGAAGGCAGATACAATCGTTAGGTTCAACGGAGGTGCGCAAGCAGGACATAACGTTGTATTGCCAAACGGACAACATCATACATTTTCACAATTCGGTGCCGGTAGTTTTGTTCCAAAAGTAGAAACTATATTAGCAAGTCCGGTGTTAATCCATCCAGGCGCTTTGTTAGTAGAAGCAGAATTCCTAAATCGACTCGGGATAAATGATATATTAAATCGTTTATTTATAGATCCTCGTTGCAGAGTTATTACTCCTTTTCACCAAGCAGCAGGAAGACTAAGAGAGCTTTTAAGAGAAGATAAAGCCCACGGTACCTGCGGAGTTGGAATCGGAGAAACAGTCCAATATTCTTTAAATTTTCCAGAATCCACTTTATTCTTTGAAGATTTAAATCAGCCTTCTCGAGTTCTTGATAAGTTAGAAGAAATTCGAAAAAACCTTCTCTCCGAATTTTCCAAAATAGAAGTTCATAAAAGTGAAATAATTCTGAATGAGTATAATGTATTAAAAAATACAAATATTGCAAACGACTGGTTAAATATTATCAAAATAGTAACTCGTTCAGTCACCACCTTAACCTCTAGCAGGATCGCAGAAAAATTACATTCTTCTTCCACTAGTCTTTTCGAAGGTGCTCAAGGAATACTTCTAGACGAAAATTTTGGTTTTCATCCCCACACAACTTGGAGTAGTACACATGCGAATTATCTGAATGATCTTTCTATTGAATGGGAATTGCCTGAGCCAATTCTTCATTTTGGAATATTGAGAACTTATATAACTAGGCATGGAAATGGTCCCTTACCCACTCAAGATCCAAATCTAAATTTTCCGGAACTACATAATTCAAACGAAGGTTGGCAAGGAAAATTTAGATGCGGTCACCCAGATGAAATTCTGATTAAATACGCACTTTCTTGTGTTGGTAAATTGAGCGGTCTACTAGTTAGTCATTTAGATATTTTTTCAAAAGGTATACCGATCTTTTGGAATAAAACATATAAGAGCGAGCAAAACCAGTCAGGATCAGCTTACTTACAAACAAAAGCTGCAGATCCTTTCACTGTTACAGGAATAACTCCTAATAGAAATCCGGAAGAACAAAATCGAATCACACAATTTTTGGAAAAAGTAAAACCTGTTTATGAAAAAAAACCAATCCTCGATGATACTGAGTTTTTAAATAAGCTTAGGTCTATTTCCAAATTACCTATATGTTTTGGATCTTACGGAAATACTTATAAAGGGATCCGTGAAATAGATAATTATAAAAGTTAA
- a CDS encoding VWA domain-containing protein: MGYGNYSHAAHEALIAGRAHRSAKEVFTQTGVHVLMDPKGLKVRESRDSADHPNSMSVIFALDVTGSMGAIPDLLARKELPTFMKLLNSCGIADPQLLFMAIGDANSDRAPLQVGQFESTAELMDQWLTRSFLEGGGGGSGEESYELAFYLAAQHTDLDCWNKRKKKGYLFLTGDELPYPTVSRHQIGSLVGDHLDEDLPIEEVIAAAAETYHLFFLIPDLQRRYNCEKRWRELLGDQVICMESPEDTCTVAAAIVGLTEKAIPDVDSVVKILQKDGLSKSRVGAVARAIQPYADLLDKGIVDRLNVQTSKSDSNKRSWWRKIFD, encoded by the coding sequence ATGGGATATGGAAATTATTCACACGCAGCTCACGAAGCGCTGATTGCCGGTCGAGCTCATAGATCTGCAAAGGAAGTTTTCACACAAACTGGAGTTCACGTTCTAATGGATCCAAAAGGTCTGAAAGTCCGAGAATCTAGAGACAGCGCAGATCATCCAAATTCTATGAGTGTAATTTTTGCGTTAGACGTCACTGGATCGATGGGAGCAATACCCGATCTGCTCGCAAGGAAGGAATTGCCCACCTTCATGAAATTATTAAACTCATGTGGCATTGCAGATCCTCAATTATTATTTATGGCGATTGGAGATGCAAATTCAGATCGTGCACCTTTGCAAGTAGGTCAGTTTGAATCTACTGCCGAATTAATGGACCAATGGCTTACCAGATCATTCTTAGAAGGCGGAGGTGGAGGTTCCGGAGAAGAAAGTTACGAACTTGCATTTTATCTCGCTGCACAACATACCGATCTGGACTGTTGGAATAAACGAAAGAAAAAAGGTTACCTATTCTTAACCGGAGACGAATTGCCTTATCCTACAGTTTCTAGACACCAAATAGGAAGTTTAGTAGGAGATCATTTAGACGAAGATCTACCCATTGAAGAAGTAATCGCTGCCGCAGCAGAAACCTATCATCTTTTTTTCCTCATCCCAGATTTACAAAGAAGATATAATTGTGAAAAACGTTGGCGTGAACTTTTAGGTGATCAAGTAATCTGTATGGAATCACCAGAAGATACATGTACAGTTGCAGCTGCAATTGTAGGGTTGACTGAAAAAGCAATCCCCGATGTCGATTCAGTAGTAAAAATACTACAGAAGGATGGTTTGAGTAAATCTAGAGTAGGCGCTGTAGCGAGAGCGATCCAACCTTATGCTGACCTATTAGATAAAGGAATAGTTGATCGTTTAAACGTTCAAACATCCAAATCTGATTCTAATAAAAGATCTTGGTGGCGTAAGATATTTGATTGA
- a CDS encoding protein kinase family protein, whose amino-acid sequence MSTAEITALLCSQCGGALPKQVRWRYVACPYCGVLVTYSKNAVLAEHFHEAWKLYEKSINTIPNTLTIGKNKYKILLPLGGGERADIFFAEKLGLAMERVIIKIERDKTSKSLASSEVSVLESLQKQNTPISAYFSQRLPQIVSFGKIINPEYEGKEAVITRANPGYWGSLSDVLRFQKKGIQPRHGVWIWRRILDLLGYIHEQGWTHNAINPSHLLVQPRDHGILVIGWRRGKKSQDKIKDLQQAAWSIRVLLEGEEDPQKSFRSVPNPLASFIERACEDKGWCDKLGAIGIDEELKIVAEKTFGPPQFIPFSPYSN is encoded by the coding sequence ATGTCTACTGCTGAAATAACTGCGCTTCTTTGCTCTCAGTGCGGTGGAGCTTTGCCAAAACAGGTCCGATGGAGATACGTGGCCTGTCCTTATTGTGGAGTATTAGTTACCTATAGTAAAAATGCTGTGCTTGCAGAACATTTTCATGAGGCATGGAAGCTCTACGAAAAGTCGATTAACACAATCCCGAATACTCTTACGATAGGTAAGAATAAATATAAAATCCTTCTTCCTCTTGGAGGAGGAGAAAGAGCAGATATTTTTTTTGCAGAAAAGTTGGGACTTGCTATGGAGCGAGTCATTATAAAAATTGAGAGGGACAAAACTTCAAAAAGTTTAGCTTCTTCCGAAGTATCTGTGTTAGAAAGTTTACAAAAACAGAATACTCCTATTTCAGCATATTTTAGCCAAAGACTTCCTCAAATTGTTTCCTTCGGGAAAATAATAAACCCAGAATACGAAGGAAAAGAAGCCGTAATCACCAGAGCAAATCCTGGGTATTGGGGAAGTTTATCGGACGTATTAAGATTTCAGAAGAAAGGGATCCAACCTAGACATGGTGTTTGGATTTGGAGAAGGATATTAGATCTTCTTGGCTATATCCACGAGCAAGGCTGGACGCATAATGCAATCAATCCTAGTCATTTGCTAGTACAACCAAGAGATCATGGCATTCTAGTTATTGGATGGAGACGGGGAAAGAAGTCCCAAGATAAAATAAAAGATTTGCAGCAAGCAGCCTGGTCTATCCGAGTTTTGTTAGAAGGAGAAGAGGACCCTCAAAAATCCTTCCGGTCAGTTCCAAACCCGCTGGCTTCCTTTATCGAACGTGCCTGTGAAGATAAGGGTTGGTGTGATAAGTTAGGTGCAATTGGAATTGACGAAGAATTGAAAATTGTTGCTGAAAAAACTTTCGGCCCTCCTCAATTTATACCGTTCAGTCCTTATTCGAATTAA
- a CDS encoding M48 family metallopeptidase, translating to MIDLSNSVRPYVLKLLVVLGILSFSGSPIFSQSKPGEFDPELYAQLVRQSNVQFTNLIKSKTVLTDHKGWKKPIDKAFGKLSKNSGNPPFPLVYKIVKEASFNAFAMAGGQFCIHSGALDSLDEIIKQKEADAAQKLDFHRERYIAGVLSHELAHFYNRHVFNSVKKFYALKDEPSGKAFLENSKFSQEQELDADQTGLFLLDKAGYGGDFMLITLQTLNEVEQSYKEALASSKADKTRPELIGSHYFSSHPSPNERLSRLKTDKQELYSFLAKMEKTFDDIQLGRNLDEARSNLEDGIKKFPENTYLSKALAVCMHKIWMATASNEELKLKPVLDMPSFRDTMVFPPDKSKRAVMRIVPGNEAAYNRALKAYREVIVKTDDPYFLSNYAVLLSYSADEKDLDVAVSVANKAFQAEGTVALANNLGVVLFWTDKREEAKELFNRLALSIDQKIRTLANQSGSNPQIAQYLKTIGQSTAQKQQVDPDYIYENFTPILNIALVESYSAVDPKSKGLASYYLTNYDSTSGWAKVLAKIHAIELTAPTPANEVNAFKVGGVGPGDKLEDLLKNWGKPTRIKTDKKSGLEYFEYDNKETAFILDMGTVVQVNVVGDNSPGLGQGITVGSSKPAAEKLLGSKFRKQGDYHDYYEKGKAFVKYNKHGKIDLLVVQ from the coding sequence ATGATCGATCTTTCGAATTCGGTTCGCCCTTATGTCCTGAAATTATTGGTGGTTTTAGGCATCCTATCTTTCTCGGGCTCTCCAATTTTTTCTCAAAGTAAACCAGGAGAATTCGATCCGGAATTGTATGCACAGTTAGTAAGACAAAGTAATGTGCAATTCACAAATCTGATCAAGTCCAAGACTGTGCTTACAGATCATAAGGGTTGGAAGAAGCCGATAGACAAAGCATTCGGTAAACTTTCCAAAAATTCCGGAAACCCTCCCTTTCCACTAGTTTACAAAATTGTAAAGGAAGCAAGCTTCAACGCATTTGCGATGGCCGGCGGACAATTCTGTATTCATTCAGGCGCTTTGGATTCTTTAGATGAGATAATCAAACAAAAAGAAGCAGATGCCGCTCAGAAGTTAGACTTCCATCGTGAAAGATATATCGCAGGAGTATTGTCTCACGAGTTAGCTCACTTCTATAATAGACATGTTTTCAATAGTGTTAAAAAGTTTTATGCACTTAAAGATGAACCTTCTGGAAAAGCATTTTTAGAAAATAGTAAGTTCTCACAAGAGCAAGAGTTAGATGCTGATCAAACAGGTTTATTCTTATTAGATAAAGCTGGGTACGGTGGTGATTTCATGCTCATCACTCTACAAACTTTGAATGAAGTGGAACAATCTTATAAAGAAGCATTAGCTTCTTCTAAAGCAGATAAAACTAGACCTGAACTGATTGGTTCTCATTATTTTTCCAGCCATCCTTCTCCCAATGAAAGATTATCCAGACTAAAAACGGATAAACAAGAACTGTATAGCTTCTTAGCTAAGATGGAAAAAACTTTCGATGATATCCAACTAGGTAGAAATTTGGATGAAGCAAGATCCAACTTGGAAGACGGAATTAAAAAATTCCCGGAGAATACGTACTTAAGCAAAGCTCTCGCTGTTTGTATGCACAAGATCTGGATGGCAACAGCTTCTAATGAAGAATTAAAATTAAAACCAGTATTGGATATGCCTTCCTTTAGAGACACAATGGTATTTCCTCCAGACAAAAGCAAACGTGCAGTCATGAGGATAGTTCCAGGAAACGAGGCTGCTTATAATCGCGCACTCAAAGCATACAGAGAAGTGATCGTAAAAACAGATGATCCTTACTTTCTCTCTAATTATGCTGTATTACTTTCTTATTCTGCGGATGAAAAAGATCTGGATGTAGCAGTTAGTGTAGCTAACAAAGCATTCCAAGCAGAAGGAACTGTTGCACTAGCGAATAACTTGGGAGTAGTTCTATTCTGGACAGACAAAAGAGAAGAAGCAAAAGAACTTTTCAATCGTCTTGCACTTTCTATCGACCAAAAGATCAGAACTCTTGCAAATCAAAGCGGAAGCAATCCTCAGATCGCTCAATATCTAAAAACGATCGGCCAATCCACTGCTCAAAAACAGCAGGTTGATCCGGATTATATTTATGAGAACTTCACCCCAATCTTAAACATTGCATTGGTCGAATCTTATTCTGCGGTAGATCCAAAATCTAAAGGTCTCGCAAGTTATTATTTAACTAATTACGATTCTACTTCTGGTTGGGCAAAGGTATTAGCAAAGATCCACGCGATCGAACTAACTGCTCCTACTCCTGCAAATGAAGTGAATGCGTTTAAGGTTGGTGGAGTTGGTCCAGGAGATAAGTTGGAAGATCTTCTAAAAAACTGGGGAAAACCTACACGTATCAAAACGGATAAAAAAAGTGGTTTGGAATATTTCGAATACGATAACAAAGAGACTGCTTTCATTTTAGATATGGGGACTGTAGTTCAGGTGAATGTAGTGGGAGATAATAGTCCAGGTTTAGGACAAGGGATCACTGTAGGATCTTCTAAACCAGCTGCAGAAAAACTTTTGGGTTCTAAATTCAGAAAACAAGGTGACTATCACGACTACTACGAAAAAGGAAAAGCATTCGTGAAATATAATAAACACGGAAAGATAGATCTTCTAGTAGTTCAGTAA
- the cyoE gene encoding heme o synthase encodes MNSFLSDWNQMIKPRVSSLVLATAVPGLYLGAPTAPSTLLVFMTMLGTFLMSSASFIFNQIIEIDRDSKMKRTANRPLPAGRISTAQAWIVGFAMTFVAFGILYYFANLLTAICAFAALLAYVFLYTILLKPRTHQNIVIGGVAGCVGPLIGYAAVSNSLPLPAWILFLMIFLWTPAHFWALAIFLKEDYKDANFPMLPVVKGVKETGRSILFYTVLYVGSVIAFYWAEPSMGWLYMISSVALSISILYLSVKLFQNPEPKFARGFFFFSILHLFLINILILIDHSIAA; translated from the coding sequence ATGAATAGTTTTCTTTCAGACTGGAACCAGATGATCAAACCAAGGGTAAGCTCCCTTGTTTTGGCTACTGCTGTGCCTGGTTTATATCTTGGTGCCCCGACCGCGCCTAGCACACTTCTTGTCTTCATGACTATGCTTGGGACTTTTTTAATGTCTTCTGCTTCCTTTATCTTCAACCAGATCATAGAAATAGATAGAGATTCTAAAATGAAACGGACTGCAAATCGTCCGCTTCCTGCAGGAAGGATCAGTACTGCTCAAGCCTGGATCGTTGGATTTGCAATGACCTTCGTTGCGTTTGGGATCTTATATTATTTTGCAAATTTGCTAACTGCGATATGTGCATTTGCTGCACTTCTCGCTTATGTTTTTCTTTATACTATCCTATTAAAACCAAGAACACATCAGAATATTGTAATAGGTGGAGTAGCAGGTTGTGTAGGACCTTTGATTGGTTATGCAGCCGTTAGTAATTCTTTACCTTTGCCTGCTTGGATCTTATTTTTAATGATCTTTCTCTGGACTCCGGCTCACTTCTGGGCGCTTGCGATCTTCCTGAAAGAAGATTACAAAGATGCAAATTTTCCAATGCTTCCTGTGGTAAAAGGTGTGAAAGAAACAGGACGTTCTATTTTATTTTATACCGTTCTTTATGTTGGATCTGTGATCGCGTTCTATTGGGCAGAACCTTCTATGGGTTGGTTGTATATGATCTCTTCTGTAGCGTTGAGTATCTCTATACTTTACCTTTCCGTAAAATTATTCCAGAATCCAGAACCTAAGTTCGCCAGAGGATTTTTCTTTTTCAGCATTCTTCACTTGTTCTTGATCAATATTTTAATTCTGATCGATCATTCCATCGCCGCCTAA
- a CDS encoding COX15/CtaA family protein — protein MIASTYSQFRKFSLFLVIYSVLIFLNLLYGPLVRATDSGLACPDWPFCFGKFFPDFDFNIFMEVGHRYYSGFLGIVLIAGTVWTVIIPELRKPFLGYFILGILLIASQITLGGLTVLLSLDPATVNLHLLNAILFLLCIGTAAFKARYLENSTNSNEFLTKQSLLQKDQIPLLIGVLLIFFQIILGGRVSSNYAGLACMEFPTCNGEWLPSVIEPKIQIQVQHRLGAYLVAFYILLINLYGIFKGFSAETKKYVRIAIILLVIQIGLGVINVYAKLPKLVTAAHTGVAILLFLSMYAVWVQRASELSKSKVS, from the coding sequence ATGATCGCTTCTACTTATTCTCAATTCAGAAAGTTTTCTCTCTTCCTAGTAATCTATTCAGTTCTAATTTTTCTAAATTTATTATATGGACCGCTTGTCCGAGCTACAGACTCAGGACTCGCTTGTCCCGATTGGCCTTTTTGTTTCGGTAAATTTTTTCCAGACTTCGATTTTAATATTTTTATGGAAGTCGGACATAGATATTATTCCGGATTTTTAGGAATTGTTCTGATTGCTGGTACTGTCTGGACTGTAATCATTCCTGAATTAAGAAAACCTTTCTTAGGTTATTTTATCTTAGGGATCTTATTGATTGCTTCTCAAATTACTTTGGGAGGTTTAACAGTTCTTCTTTCTTTAGATCCTGCTACTGTGAATCTTCACTTGTTGAATGCTATTTTGTTCTTACTTTGTATAGGTACTGCGGCATTCAAAGCTCGCTATCTTGAAAATTCTACAAATTCAAATGAGTTTTTAACGAAACAAAGTTTATTGCAGAAGGACCAGATCCCTCTGTTGATCGGTGTATTATTAATCTTCTTCCAAATTATTTTAGGGGGAAGAGTAAGTTCCAACTACGCAGGACTTGCTTGTATGGAATTTCCAACTTGTAACGGAGAATGGCTCCCTTCTGTTATAGAACCTAAGATACAAATCCAGGTACAACATAGATTGGGTGCTTACTTAGTGGCATTTTATATTCTTCTAATAAACCTTTATGGAATATTCAAAGGATTCTCCGCAGAAACTAAAAAATACGTAAGGATAGCGATCATTCTTCTAGTCATTCAGATAGGATTGGGAGTTATCAACGTATACGCAAAACTTCCGAAACTCGTGACTGCTGCTCATACTGGAGTAGCCATTCTTCTTTTCTTATCCATGTATGCAGTCTGGGTGCAGAGAGCTTCAGAGCTGTCTAAAAGTAAGGTTTCTTAA
- a CDS encoding SCO family protein: protein MFSSNHPRSFFKSAAALILFLPFLSVLSFDTKRELPAHAVPPELEGVGLEEKLGNRIDTNLSFVDEQGKQVRIGDYLKEGKPLLLTLVYYRCPTLCSLYLNEISTALKELNLQVGKEFNYVAVSFDPKEKSDLAKAKKEVYVKDYGRGDGSGWSFLTGNDPEIKALSSSLGFSYKWNPYNDQWVHVSVAYVITPEGQISRYLKGIPMDERTLRLSLVEAGNGKIGDLTDSVALFCFQFDPSKNRYTLYAFNIMRIGGFLTVVILAAFLFRFWKKQNSSSTV from the coding sequence TTGTTCTCCTCCAATCATCCGCGGTCATTTTTCAAAAGTGCTGCGGCTCTTATTCTTTTCTTACCTTTCCTATCCGTACTATCTTTTGATACAAAAAGAGAATTACCTGCTCACGCAGTTCCTCCTGAACTCGAAGGTGTAGGTCTAGAAGAAAAATTAGGAAATCGTATAGATACCAATTTATCTTTCGTTGATGAACAAGGTAAACAAGTCCGCATTGGCGACTATTTGAAAGAAGGAAAACCACTTCTTCTTACCTTAGTGTATTATAGATGTCCAACACTCTGCAGTCTTTATCTGAATGAAATCTCAACCGCACTCAAAGAATTGAATCTACAAGTAGGAAAAGAATTCAATTACGTAGCGGTAAGTTTTGATCCAAAAGAAAAATCTGATCTAGCAAAAGCGAAAAAAGAAGTATATGTGAAAGATTATGGAAGAGGGGACGGTTCCGGCTGGAGTTTTTTAACCGGAAATGATCCTGAAATAAAGGCTTTGTCTTCCAGCTTGGGTTTTTCCTACAAATGGAATCCATATAATGATCAATGGGTGCATGTTTCTGTTGCCTATGTGATTACCCCTGAAGGACAAATTTCCAGGTATTTAAAAGGGATCCCGATGGATGAAAGGACTCTGAGATTATCTCTCGTAGAGGCTGGAAACGGTAAAATCGGCGATTTGACTGACAGTGTTGCCCTTTTTTGCTTCCAATTTGATCCATCCAAAAATAGGTATACATTATACGCATTCAATATCATGCGAATCGGCGGTTTTCTTACTGTCGTTATCCTTGCGGCGTTCTTATTCCGCTTTTGGAAGAAACAAAACTCGTCTAGTACAGTATAA
- the coxB gene encoding cytochrome c oxidase subunit II, which produces MNWFSLITATSFMPVPATKESGDVDNLYIFLLVSGLISFIILIGGMVIFIFKYRRKTEDQKSAYITHNTLAEFLWSFIPFVIMMIIFAWGWDVFHDLRRVGEKGDVEVHVTARQWAWTFKYANDIEINSPTDKKLLENEPDSTLLKPEIVVVPLGKTIRFILTSDDVLHSFYVPAFRNKMDAVPGRRTTFTFTPIEKGDFTVFCTEYCGTKHSNMMATIRVVDGEEFAAWQDKKVKELADAGKGKGPAERGEALFKGSLGCSGCHSLDGSRIVGPSFKGLYGNKRDFADGTSVTADDAYIKQSILVPTAKIVAGFPPAMSSFQGRIKEDEIKDIIEFIKTLK; this is translated from the coding sequence ATGAACTGGTTCTCTCTTATTACGGCGACAAGCTTCATGCCGGTTCCAGCGACTAAAGAATCGGGAGATGTAGATAACCTCTATATCTTTCTTCTTGTTTCGGGCCTTATTTCTTTTATCATTCTCATTGGGGGAATGGTAATATTCATTTTCAAGTATAGAAGAAAAACTGAAGACCAGAAAAGTGCGTATATCACGCATAATACTCTTGCTGAGTTCCTTTGGTCCTTCATACCTTTCGTGATCATGATGATCATCTTCGCTTGGGGATGGGATGTTTTCCATGATCTTCGCAGAGTCGGAGAGAAAGGTGATGTTGAGGTTCACGTTACTGCTCGTCAGTGGGCTTGGACTTTCAAATACGCGAATGATATCGAGATCAATAGCCCTACCGATAAAAAGTTACTGGAAAATGAGCCGGACTCTACTCTTCTCAAACCTGAGATCGTAGTAGTTCCACTCGGCAAAACCATTCGTTTCATTCTTACTTCTGATGACGTTCTACATAGCTTCTATGTTCCTGCATTCAGGAACAAAATGGATGCGGTTCCTGGCAGAAGAACTACTTTCACTTTCACTCCGATCGAGAAAGGGGACTTCACAGTATTCTGTACTGAGTATTGCGGAACCAAACACTCCAACATGATGGCTACGATTCGTGTGGTAGACGGAGAAGAATTCGCTGCTTGGCAGGACAAAAAAGTCAAAGAATTGGCTGATGCCGGTAAAGGAAAAGGACCTGCAGAAAGAGGAGAAGCTCTTTTTAAAGGAAGCCTTGGATGTAGCGGATGTCACTCCTTAGATGGATCCAGGATTGTTGGACCAAGCTTTAAAGGTCTTTATGGTAATAAGAGAGACTTCGCAGACGGAACTTCTGTAACTGCGGATGACGCTTATATCAAACAATCCATCCTTGTTCCTACAGCTAAGATTGTAGCTGGTTTCCCTCCTGCGATGTCTTCCTTTCAAGGAAGGATCAAAGAGGACGAGATCAAGGACATCATCGAATTCATTAAGACGCTTAAATAG